From Carassius carassius chromosome 15, fCarCar2.1, whole genome shotgun sequence:
gcgcatgtgtgattcagtgtgaagcagactgacacacagctcgtctgaaccgaactgattcttttggtgattgattctgaactgattctgtgctaatgttataatcgcgggtaaaccgaaggcttgaatgaagggcattCATCGCtaatgacattacatcgagcgcaaaagaaccggtgaaccgttttttttcaactggtttatttgatcgaattgtccgaaagaacaggttcacttgagcacctgctcctttgccccttaagtgcccttttgtcaaagcaaaatttcctcaaattttttttgtaataacattcccttttgtgaatgcctgcccacgcccaatcctaatattagtacaatttattaataataatttagccgtaaataaaatgaccaacatgatgacctttcatctgacgacgacgacctcatccgaccgggacgatttctcacgccgcacgcgcattttttaattgctaaaggatattttcaacaccgtggcagctggtaagtggtgtttcattctcagcgaagtgatttggtgtttatttacttattattattttacaagaacgatgtgatgtgagaacattcAGATAtgttgctgtgtgtagcctgtagtgtagaagtaacgctagcatgctgtttgagggagaaaagtttcacaggcatcgaggggtctggtcttttttatgttatttgactaaacttatattatattacagtacttatttattttttaacatgttgagtgccttaaaaataattatcacaacactggtaaggcttattcagattttctcattctctgaattatcattataaaaataaaaacaattcagaaattaattatataattatattttaaatgtgacgcaaatattttttttctacaatagcaacagtgtttacaacagcaagaccactttagcctgtaaactcaataatatctctctggaaataaatgtaaaaatatcaatgtcaataaaaaacgcattacctgacatcaaagtgcagtgtgaaggatatgaataacaaatgtatcctgtcatttgtttacattgcaaaggtgttcaattttagacaacaacaactacaacagtaacaataatattaataactatattccagtgtatcagttttttaatgttttgtatcaatatttaaggtggaattattgattaggtgcaagagtagtagtgatggttaaaataatagattaatgctgaaatagtaaattgagccttgttcctagatggacagagagtggaaagtaatagatcaaataacgagatggagatagaggaagaaaagagggaaatgtagaggcacaagtgacagaaagagagcaggtaacagcaagccaggagacagaggctgctgagaaagaggaaaatgtagaggcacaagtgttttctatagtttttactataaccactgttcttaattattctgtagaacagagaagaaaaagacatcaggttgggacaatttaagacatttcagtttctaaccccagagctattattattttaaacttaaaattgtcttctctattgtttctttttcaaaactgcatcaaagcatttgctgctgtatcaatacataatcatccatatccatacgtgaatcagcaaggaatgcatcacaatatattgctgtattgatattttgaacagcgccatttaaagccttgttccatgtgccccttttatactttgagcacctgcccctccaaaggtctctacacggccctgttcagagggagtgtcagccacgttaaaaaagttaacagcttaagtcatttgtggattaatgcttattggagacgcgaaccatttcaaacaattcagttcgatttggtgaactggttcaagaagatccggttacatcgaatgattcgttcgtgaaccggatatcactacacttcagtgttttgaaatctcacacaacagacactgaagagaagacaatgctgaataaagtcatagtttttgctatttttggaccaaaatgtattttcgatgcattaatatgcagttattagccgtgcccactgtattttttgttggttttcatgagaccccccttgaaatgaccaggaccccccattgcccccccaatcaaaattgtctggagccgccactgccaggagctctgctttttccggagagaatcggaaagctgtatttttcttaaataaatatgataaaactaaagactttttggatacaTGAAGGATGCactactactctataggtactcaagattaacatgagattaggtgaaactgtgtatgctATGTACcctttaagttgtatttacaacaccagaacagttcaacctaaatattcagatgtgtgcagcgcattttatggaggacgaaGACTACAatgagagtagactacaatgcccatgtctgtttctataaagtgggacagttccaactttgcaaggacagtctggtgcttctgactcagagactgtaagtacgttttcatatgtaaATTTGCCACTGACAATTCAAACGCGAGTTTGTGTAGCTCTTGTtatttgtcgtttctccgatcacaaatgcagacatggttttatgtttacgcagcatgATACAcgatgcataaaaagacagtttaagtcattataatcagcaaTTATGTGCCCACTGGATGTAGCaaaatgcctcatttataatgggttttactgGTTTTGTCTCGTTGCGCTGGGACACACGGCaccacagtatggtaaggggtgttATATTTCTGTCATATGCTTGagacattcggccaatcacaacacactcagtagctggccaatcagagcacaccttgcttttcagaacgatgagctttgtaaaaattgtcgcgtttcagaaaggcagggcatcgAGGAGAAacaatatgtggaaaataatgcttttttaacattaaactgcataaacacattgcattacaccaaatacacgaaataatattcttttaatcaatgtcatatgacccctttaacagtcagagacagatagatgcAGAGAAACACCAGAAGACCACTGACTCAATATATCAGTATTGGGCATTAAGCAAGACTTTAAAgttttaaacatgtatttttctAGATATGTGTTGTTATTGAGATTTATTTATATCCAACTCATATTTTGGCTGTGAATGACGTTCAGTAGACAAATGGCAGGAAAAGCTAGCGTCTCGTTGAATAATCAGGACGTGCAGTGTCATACGTTCTTCGTCATCTAAGGGTCTATGAGTAACAGAGCATTAACGCAGTTAGTGGGGAATGCCACAAAGTTGACAGGGCAGGCGGCGAATAGTTATGGCTCTGAGAAAAAGATTTATTTCACATTCATTTCTACATGTCTAATGAAAAGCAGAGGTTTGGCACTGTTGCTCCTGAGCTAAGCAAACTTGTGGAAGTCAAGTAAGAGTCAAGTGGCTTCGCCAAGAGGCCATGACGAGGATATCAACCAGCATAAAACTATCATTGCTGAGGATAAGCTATGCAGCCAAACCACATTCTATGAATATCATCCTTGTTGTACTTTGATTAAAAGCGCTCAATGTCGCCTACAtataataacatgttttttttcgtcCTCCACCCTGATTGTGGACTTCACCTCCATGTATCCTCACAGACAGATGGGAAAACCCCTGAACAGACCCCCTAAGTGTCATATGTTCCTCAAAAGTGAAGTTGACCTTTATTATGTTGACTCTTTGACCATAATTGATTTCATCACATTCTACTGGGTAAAGGGCGGATGTAGAACAACCAAGAAACAAAATTTACTTCTGGTTGGAAAAGTTATTCAGTATATGCTGACTACAGCTCCAAATCAGTCATTTTGCATCATTAAAATGGCTTTTCACACCACCAGATGATCTGAATGTGACTTACCCACTGTGACGAGCTTCCACTTTATATCAGGATAAATCTTCGGAATGGCTGTTGCTGTTTGTGAAGTGTattataaaaatatcaaataaataccaGTGGAGGTCAGTTCTGTGTCTCCTTATTCCAGAATAATTAGGTTTAAATAGTCCATTTTCTGCATTAGGCCTTGCTTTGCTTTACCCAAATTTATAATAATACGTTTTTTAGCATGTCTTTTTCATTTTCGATGTACAAGAAGGGTCCTCAAGTCGTTATCCTTGCTCTCTATTTCTCGCTTGTTTCTTTCTCCCCTTTTTCTGCGTCTATAGATAGAGAAGCAGGCCCATTGTtctaaatgacagaatttccttCCTCCCCAATGGACAACACCTATAtcctgaaaaagagagagagagagagaatatgaaGTATATGCATAAAGCCAAGTCAATGACACTGCTGTACATACAAAGAGCAAGACGAAAAATGTTATACGCACTAATCAGGATGTCCATTATGTCCATTCAAGTTCAACACAGAGCCGGAAACTGTCAGACAGTTGGAGAATTCAGTAGACTCGAGTCAGGACAGACGCCATACTGAATTTTACAGGAATAAATATTGTGCTGCACTGACTATTGTCTATAGAAACAACCCTCTGGagatatatatgaatgaatgaaacagtATATATGTTTATTACCCAAGGGATGAGCACAAGACTAATTAACACTTGCCTCAGCATGTTTTATCCaacacttttttgtgtgtgtgtgttgtgttgtagGGCTTTTTGAAAAAAGGAAACAGGAAACCTGGGACAGGATGTCAAAGACAGAGAGGCACCTGTAACCTTTGACCTTGTCAACAACAGAATGATGTGTCAGGAAAGAAGAACCCTGTGTATATCTGTACATGTGAATGTGTCTATAAGTCTAAGAAAGACTACTAAGATACGTTTTCTTGTTCAAAACATAAATCTGACTAAAtttattgagatttatgcataCGTTTGCTTCTCATTTATCTATAACTGATATTTTCACTGGAAAACAGCacaaaaatactaattaaatgTATGCTATTTTGCATTCTAAAGTCAACATGCAGTCCcacatataaatgcacacacactcacatgcaccatgtcagACCAAAAAGCAAAGGCAAAAGCTCTGTGAGCAGTAGATCTCTCAGACAGGAAGCATTGACAGCCGACTGTGAAGGCTCCTGCGCATCACACAGACTTGTCCCTCCATGTTTGTTTTTAGCGTGTAAGTGAAAGCTCTTCCTGGCTTCTGGTCAGATGGAACATGTTTGGAATGAAGTGTGCATACAGTAGTGCACTCTTTCTTTGGTAAAAAGTTCTTACTGTACATCTCTCACACCTCAACTCTAGAGGAAAGAATGTGGTTTGGTAGCCAGCAGTGCCCTACAAAGGCAGAGGACAGTAACTACACTCTGTTAAATTAGGCCTATTGCTTCCTAGTTAGTGTAGGTGAGCCACAGATTCCAAAAGTGCTctatattgatttattaaaacaaaaacatttatttatttaattacttatttgCTTGCTTGCTGTGGCtaaaattgcaataaaaatatcagaatatgaaaagaaataaaaaaaagcaattatgCTGCTTCATTGCACACATAAAACATACATTCTAAaacattaagaaattaaataaagcacacaataaataaaaactatacagaaataaattaatacccTGCTTCAGACAGTGGGTTAAGTAATAAAAGAAACATACCTATTCTTCACAGAGATAGGTTCTGAATATACCATGGCATTATTCTACAGGGTTTTCTACGTTTTACTCAATTACAATATATCTTATTATGCCATACTGTGCTTCCCAGTGCTTTTTATCAGTGAACGtcaatataaaatttttttatattattttattacatttttattttttcaggaattTCTtcctgaattattttttttattgtattttattttatattgaaattattgatttattaatattactgactcgttttatttattttatattacaattattttattattttatttccttcATATTACATCTAAAGATTAGAATAAACACTGGAGGAACATTAATGCTACTtacaaaatgtgtaaataataaatatactagtattattaaagtattgtaaatgtttttaggCTACTTGGTATGGACGTGATTTTCTTATTGCTTTtcagattttatatattttttattaattgtatttgtttattattatgtttattttgatgtaatttatgttTTTGCCTTTGTATGTTCGTTATTGTAAAAATTGcaggaaaaaaattattagttTAGTCTCATAAGCCCCGCCTTCACTCATCCTCACGCTACGCACTTTGGCTTCCCACAATCCAGTGCGCTGATAGAGTCTTTCGAGAGGACGCTACGATAAGGGCACAGCTTATTGCCTACTGAGGTAGGCCTCagtgtttatatttgtttaaacCTTAGCTTGTTGTGAAATGGCTGAGCTCGTGCGATGTTTATTTAAACCATTTATCTTTACTCTTTTGCAAAATTCACGGAATAGCAACACACGTTCCACAGGAATGGTTCATTTGAGTTAGCGAGCTAGCAAACTGGCTACTTAAACCGGTTATATCAAGGTTGTGTTACTAAAGTGAATATGTCTGCTGGTTTGTAAGTATAATAAGCGTATTTTACGTGTTAACAAGTTCACTTCAATTTACAGTTACCTCGTTGAAAGTTAAAAGAACTCGTTTAAAATACATCAAGTTTAACATCACTACAGCCGTCTACTGGCGTTAGTTCAAACTGTCACGGAGTGAAATATCACTAACAGTCGTCTGCTTTATTACACCGTTAAACTATGACATTTGAACAGCTAAAGTCCAATTATGtgctttaaatatttagttattgtttttaaacttttactgCTTGTCACACAGACTCATTATCTATTGACTGAAGATGGCTGATGTTATTGACGACAAGATCAAGAACTACAGAACGGCTCCATTCGATGCCCGTTTCCCAAACACTAACCAGACAAGAAACTGTTTCCAGAATTACCTGGGTATGTACAGTACAAATGATTATGTGACCCTTATTTGTTAGATTAATTAAAAATTGTGCCACAAGTGCTTTGTATTAATTATGAAAGCGATAAGTGTGCTTTACACAATTACAATGAATATGAGACCTAAGTGCATTTTAACCATGATTATTAATAGTATGCTGATCTCACAGATAGATCTTTTGGAGCAACCAGGACTCGTTTTGTTGAAGGTCACATCAGTGGTGAAGCAGGGTTGTCTGTAGTAAATCTCCAGTTCCCCTGAAGTTATGAGCTAGAATTGATCTATATGACCTTATTAATTGTGACTTGATTAAGTTGCTTTATGAATTGAATAACTCATTATATATGTCAGGGTTGGAGACTGTATACCATTTCTGCCTGATTTCAGTGTGTATTACTTACAgctgtgtttttcctctcagacTTCCACAGGTGTAATAAGGCTTTGTCAAGCAAAGGGCAGGACACTTCTCCCTGCGAATGGTATCAGAGAGTCTACCAGAGCCTGTGTCCAATGAGCTGGGTGAGTCTGTTCTACCCAAAACACCTCTGAAAACCTCAGTAATATAACCTTTAAGTAAACATGAGAATAAAGATTGACCCTAGCTACCCTTATAGACTTTCCTGGTGTTGTTTTGTAAGCACATGCTTCATTAAAATAACTTGAACTTTTTCATCGCATCGTGAATGTCATAAACACAGCATGGCCAGCTGCTGTATATGATCCTTTCTGGTTTTAAACCCAGAATTTTCAAAATCCAATCAGTTCTGGTTTGATAAAGCAGAGTTAAATATACAGCGAGAAAAAAGCAATCTTCTTAATCTTTGAAGCTATCAATATTCTTGAGTGCAAAATGCTGCCTAAAACTTTTTTCAGATATATTTGAAAATCAtacatgctctttttttttggaagtaggtgaatgtataaaaacattattgCCATTCCTTTCTTACTTTGAGTACAGGTCAGTGTGGTTGATCTGTTTCtggtcacgtttttttttttttaatgacagtctGTGATCAAGAACAAACCGCATAGAATCTGATCTTTTAATTTCTGATTTTGGCCACTTTAAGATGTGGTCCTAAATCGTATACAGGGCAGATGTTTTACAGTGCAACATCACTCTACATCAacattttttcagaattctgtGCTGCCGGGATTCAATCATTCTTTGGTCTCTCAGTCAATATAAAAAGCAAAGCTTGAAGAAAAACTACACACACAACTTCATTTTCTTTCTCCTCATTTTTGCTGGTTTCTGTGGCACATAGACCTTAGGAATACATAAAATGCTGATTTCAGTGGCCTGTATGTGTGGTGTTTCTTCTTTTGTGACCAGTTTACTTTCAAATTTGATATTGGCCACGTTAGGAAAAAAAACGAAATCAGAACTGAGGTTTGCACTGAAAATGTAGCCTTAGATGCTTTCTAGAATAAATCTCGAAGACATACAAAATCATTAGCAAATGTTTGGCTGTCTATAATTGGTATCTTTATTCTTTATATTCCTCATCTTTGAGATTTATTCTGAAAATAAGTGCAAGTAAATTTTCTTTGGCACCTTCTGATTCTAACAGTTTTGCAAACATAGATGAAGGTAGTGCCAAGAAGTCTCTCAAAACAGGATGTAATATTTTTGCTTTTATCTTGCAAACAGTCAAGTGTGACTATGACGTATTTAAAGACACTACAAATAAGGTATTACAGTGTATGTGGGCATAGGCAGAAATCATGAGGGGGGTTGGGGAGtctgaaattgataaaaaaatcatgctgtgtattgtaaataacaatgttttctacttttaaataattgtgtaagtaataaaacaatacaaacggGGCAAAAATGCTTTTAAGTTTAGAAACATTGAGTCTCCCCCTCCCCCAAGTAAGGCTGTCAAGgttattttattcacttaaacatcagatgaagtgattattttctctttaatacagaTGATGCCAGTGTATTTTTCAATTcactactcaaaactagcccaaactaTCTACGTTCCGAGGGGGTCCCCTGGTAAAAATCGTGTTCTAGGGGTTAAAATACACATGactggggtcgcttcaacccgtgGACATGAAAAAAAACCCACGGCAGTGATAAAAAAAAGGCCAACTGCACAGGAAttgcggacttggcaacactgtgatGGATAGTTATGTGTACAACGGACACGAGCGCTGTCATGGCACAACCACAACAGCTTTAAGTTGTCTAATTTGGCTCAGAGTCCCTGCTGCACTAATAATTCATACAAATCCTTACAAGTACAATTTTAGCTGTATTGTTTGAATCCCCTTCATAAGTTGACCTCGCAAAAAAATTTCCAACCCCACTGTAAGCAAAATTTACGCCCCTGTATGTGGGGTTGATGGGATTGATGTAAGGATGTCCAGACTCTTGTACGTTGTTGGCCAGTTGCAGTTTTCACTATTGTTCACTGCCAAAAAAGGATTaatgctggtaaactatgcagatGATTTGGTATTCACCAAAATGTTGAGAAAGATTTGAGCATGGTCAGGATGCAGTATTGTAACGACAAAGTTCTCAATTCTTCATTGTTGACACACACCCAACATGTTCCCGGAGTAGGGTTCATCATAGGTATCGTCCATCTGAATTTGAGTACCACTTTGAACTTTTCAGTATTTGCAATCAAACcaaaaatgtattggttaaaaACCACACAGAACTCTTCAATATCAGGTATCAGACAGTTTTGCCGGGGGTTCTCTGTTACTGATCATCATGGTGACACGATCCCCATTCAAATGTATAGCTAAGCAACTctgttaaaaaatttttttaaaaaggagcTAAAATGTCTTTTCTTCTATCAAAGTAGAATTGATATTTCCCTTCAGCAAGAGTCAACCAATCATTGTGAAACTGATGAAACGTGAAGGTTTGCTGGAAGTTGTTTGATATACAGtgtgtctttgtttttcttcCGTCAGGTGGAGAGATGGAATGGGCAGATTGAGGATGGAAGCTTCGCTGGAAAGATCTAAATGGTTGCTGTTACTTTCAGTTCAAGAACTCCCAACCTTTTGTAGAGTACCACATAATATGTTATCCCTAGACGATGTGGTCTTAGTTATTGGTTTGCCTGCTGGAGGCTGAAAGCTCATTCTGAGTGGGCTTTGGAAACCTAAGTCC
This genomic window contains:
- the LOC132157729 gene encoding cytochrome c oxidase subunit 6B1-like; this translates as MADVIDDKIKNYRTAPFDARFPNTNQTRNCFQNYLDFHRCNKALSSKGQDTSPCEWYQRVYQSLCPMSWVERWNGQIEDGSFAGKI